In one Mycobacterium sp. NBC_00419 genomic region, the following are encoded:
- a CDS encoding Rv3235 family protein — translation MSSVVPVVDYEPPTAHVGVGPVRLVRRPTPHPSPRPLPPQDSAPMRAAGGFADAALRRVLEVIDRRRPLAQLRPLLAGGLVDSLLPAVVRQQRRSPARLRRLRVQPVGADGTAAEVAATYTRDDRVHAIACRVQQMPTPAGLRWQVVALHIG, via the coding sequence ATGTCCAGCGTCGTTCCCGTCGTCGACTACGAGCCCCCCACAGCACATGTCGGGGTGGGCCCGGTGCGTCTTGTCCGCAGGCCGACGCCACACCCATCGCCTCGCCCGCTGCCCCCGCAGGACAGCGCACCGATGCGGGCGGCCGGCGGTTTCGCCGACGCCGCGCTGCGCCGAGTGCTGGAGGTGATCGACCGGCGACGTCCGCTGGCCCAGTTGCGTCCGCTGCTCGCCGGTGGCCTGGTCGACTCGCTGCTGCCCGCGGTGGTGCGCCAGCAGCGCCGCTCCCCGGCGCGGCTGCGCCGGTTGCGGGTTCAGCCGGTGGGAGCAGACGGCACCGCGGCCGAAGTGGCAGCGACGTACACCCGCGACGATCGGGTGCACGCGATCGCCTGCCGGGTACAGCAGATGCCGACGCCGGCCGGCCTGCGCTGGCAGGTGGTCGCCCTGCACATCGGCTGA
- a CDS encoding WS/DGAT/MGAT family O-acyltransferase gives MVTRLSASDASFFHLENTSTPMYVGSLSILRKPRAGLSYDTLLETIEHRLPQIPRYRQKIREVTLGLARPVWVDDPDFDITYHVRRSALPSPGSDAQLHELIARLGSRPLDRSRPLWEMYLIEGLAKNRLAVYTKTHQALVNGMTALEIGHVIADRTQRPPAFGEDIWIPGREPSSRQLLLGAVGDWLARPGQQIEAVRSAVTDVATSSTELADLGRRLTDVARTVARGTAPDSPLNTKVSRNRRFTVASGSLADYRKVRSRYDCDVNDVVLAVIAGALRNWLMSRGEPVTNTATVRAMAPTSVYPEADLDGSGPGQAISEVAPFLVDLPVGEGNAVVRLSQIAHATESHSAAASLVDARTIVTLSGFAPPTLHAMGTRVATQFSARQFNLLITNVPGPQSQMYLAGTKLLETYAVPPLLHNQVLAIGVTSYCGMLYFGINADRDAMSDVDVLPALLAESLEELLEAAR, from the coding sequence ATGGTGACTCGGTTGTCAGCATCGGATGCGTCGTTCTTCCACCTGGAGAACACTTCGACGCCCATGTACGTCGGCTCGCTGTCGATCCTGCGCAAGCCGCGCGCCGGGCTGAGCTACGACACCCTGCTGGAGACCATCGAGCACCGGCTGCCCCAGATCCCGCGGTACCGGCAGAAGATCCGTGAGGTGACCCTGGGGCTGGCCCGCCCGGTATGGGTCGACGACCCCGACTTCGACATCACCTATCACGTGCGCCGCTCGGCGCTGCCGTCACCGGGCAGCGACGCCCAGCTGCACGAACTGATCGCCCGGCTGGGTTCGCGGCCGCTAGACCGCTCCCGGCCACTGTGGGAGATGTACCTCATCGAGGGCCTGGCCAAGAATCGGCTGGCCGTCTACACCAAGACGCATCAGGCGTTGGTCAACGGGATGACCGCCCTGGAGATCGGCCACGTCATCGCCGACCGCACGCAGCGGCCGCCGGCATTCGGCGAAGACATCTGGATTCCTGGGCGCGAGCCCAGCAGCCGTCAGCTGCTGCTCGGGGCGGTCGGGGACTGGCTGGCTCGCCCGGGCCAGCAGATCGAGGCGGTCCGTTCGGCGGTCACCGATGTGGCCACCAGCAGCACTGAGCTGGCCGATCTGGGGCGCCGGCTGACCGATGTCGCCCGCACCGTGGCGCGCGGGACCGCACCCGACAGCCCGCTGAACACCAAGGTCTCGCGCAACCGGCGGTTCACTGTGGCCAGCGGCTCGCTGGCCGACTACCGCAAGGTGCGGTCGCGCTACGACTGCGACGTCAACGACGTCGTGCTCGCTGTCATCGCCGGGGCGCTGCGCAACTGGCTGATGTCGCGCGGCGAGCCGGTGACCAACACGGCGACGGTGCGTGCCATGGCCCCGACGTCGGTCTATCCCGAAGCAGATCTGGACGGCTCGGGTCCCGGGCAGGCGATCAGCGAGGTGGCGCCGTTCCTGGTGGACCTGCCGGTGGGAGAAGGAAATGCGGTGGTGCGGTTGTCCCAGATCGCGCACGCCACCGAGTCGCACTCGGCGGCGGCCAGTCTGGTCGACGCCCGCACCATCGTCACGCTGTCGGGGTTCGCGCCGCCGACGCTGCACGCGATGGGTACCCGGGTGGCCACCCAGTTCTCCGCGCGCCAGTTCAACCTGTTGATCACCAACGTGCCCGGTCCGCAGTCCCAGATGTATCTGGCGGGAACGAAGCTGTTGGAGACCTACGCCGTCCCACCGCTGCTGCACAACCAGGTGCTCGCGATCGGCGTGACGTCCTACTGCGGCATGCTGTACTTCGGCATCAACGCCGACCGCGACGCTATGAGCGACGTCGACGTCCTACCTGCGCTGTTGGCCGAATCGCTCGAGGAACTTCTCGAAGCCGCCCGGTAA
- a CDS encoding MspA family porin translates to MKIVGSLLALVTSVVVELACGAGISTAGVDNQLSVVDGQGRTLTVEQVDTFLDGVAPLDRNRLTREWFHSGKAVYTVAGDRADDFAGTLELGYQVGFPWSLGVGINFSYTTPNVLLDKASISPNRFNPLGQVITPNLLPGVSIKANLGNGPGIQEVSTFSVNVKGATGSVAVSNAHGTVTGAAGGLLLRPFARLISKTGDSVTTYGDAWNMN, encoded by the coding sequence ATGAAGATCGTGGGTTCCCTTTTGGCACTGGTGACGTCGGTTGTGGTCGAACTGGCCTGCGGTGCAGGAATCTCCACCGCGGGTGTCGACAACCAACTCAGCGTGGTCGACGGCCAAGGCCGCACCTTGACCGTCGAGCAGGTGGACACCTTCCTCGACGGCGTCGCTCCCCTGGACCGCAATCGGTTGACTCGCGAGTGGTTCCACTCCGGCAAGGCCGTCTACACCGTGGCCGGTGACAGGGCCGACGACTTCGCCGGCACCTTGGAGCTGGGCTATCAGGTCGGCTTCCCCTGGTCGCTGGGGGTCGGCATCAACTTCAGCTATACGACGCCCAACGTCCTGCTCGACAAGGCGTCGATCTCGCCCAACAGGTTCAATCCGTTGGGGCAGGTGATCACACCCAATCTGCTTCCGGGCGTGTCGATTAAGGCCAACCTGGGCAACGGCCCCGGCATCCAGGAGGTCAGCACCTTCTCGGTAAACGTCAAGGGCGCCACTGGCAGCGTGGCGGTGTCCAATGCTCACGGCACCGTCACCGGGGCCGCCGGCGGGCTGCTGCTTCGGCCGTTCGCCCGCCTGATCTCCAAGACCGGGGACAGCGTGACCACCTATGGCGACGCCTGGAACATGAACTGA
- a CDS encoding ABC transporter ATP-binding protein yields MSDNRPVATRRGLELTRLQLLWSFASPHRGTLAGGTLLGLIGSAAGLATPMITKAVLDTLGSHASLVVPVASLIALLLLSATVRCWQAILLGSLGERVVLEARETMVNRMLRATVQAVTKRPAGELVTRVTSDSVLLHEAASSSVIGLINGFVMLVGTLVLMAVLDVPLLLATLGAIVVVSILFLVLMPGVADERQAAQQHLGRVGGTLEATLHAIRTVKASRAEQRQSDKIIESARVAAEHSIRAVRRESIAETIAWAGVDFAIIMILTVGAWRVGSGAMELSSLVAFLLYAFGLMDPVTELSTNVTTLQTGIAAAGRIREVQQLDTEPILDSGVRPAGGARIGQPALELRCVTAAYEGRRAAVHDVNLIVPERGHIAIVGPSGAGKTTVLSLIMQFLVPQSGELFFSGQPYSTVGHDHIRSRLAFVEQETPVLPGTVRENLLYRAGSATDQQLHRVLDEVRLADDIAALEHGLDTDLTSSAISTGQRQRIALARAIIKPSEVLVLDEATAHVDGLSEAAIHDCIRLRARVQAVVTVAHRLSTVVDADTIVVMQDGRIRARGTHAELLASDGLYRNLVAAMHIPTR; encoded by the coding sequence ATGTCCGACAACCGCCCCGTGGCGACCCGCCGCGGGTTGGAACTGACGCGTTTGCAGTTGCTCTGGTCGTTCGCGTCCCCGCATCGCGGCACACTGGCCGGCGGGACACTTCTGGGCCTGATCGGCTCAGCCGCCGGCCTGGCCACACCGATGATCACCAAAGCGGTGCTGGACACCCTTGGTAGCCACGCTTCGCTCGTCGTTCCCGTCGCGAGCCTGATTGCACTGTTGTTGCTCAGCGCCACAGTTCGGTGTTGGCAGGCAATCCTTCTCGGCTCCCTTGGTGAACGAGTCGTGCTCGAAGCGCGCGAGACGATGGTGAACCGCATGCTGCGCGCCACCGTCCAGGCCGTGACCAAACGACCCGCGGGCGAACTGGTCACCCGGGTGACCTCCGATTCGGTTCTGCTGCACGAGGCGGCCTCCAGCAGCGTCATCGGACTCATCAACGGGTTCGTCATGCTGGTCGGCACGCTGGTGCTGATGGCTGTGCTGGACGTGCCACTGCTGCTCGCAACGCTCGGCGCGATCGTCGTGGTCTCGATCCTGTTCCTGGTTCTCATGCCGGGTGTCGCCGACGAAAGACAGGCTGCGCAGCAACATCTGGGCCGCGTGGGCGGCACTCTCGAAGCGACGTTGCACGCGATTCGCACAGTGAAGGCCAGCCGCGCAGAGCAACGCCAGTCCGACAAGATCATCGAATCAGCCAGGGTGGCAGCCGAGCACAGCATTCGCGCCGTCCGAAGAGAATCGATTGCCGAAACCATCGCATGGGCCGGCGTCGATTTCGCGATCATCATGATCCTGACGGTCGGCGCCTGGCGGGTGGGCAGCGGCGCCATGGAACTGTCCAGTCTGGTCGCTTTCCTGCTCTACGCGTTCGGCCTGATGGACCCAGTGACCGAGTTGTCCACCAATGTCACCACGCTGCAGACGGGGATCGCCGCCGCTGGGCGCATCCGCGAGGTCCAGCAACTGGACACCGAACCAATCCTGGATTCGGGCGTGCGCCCGGCCGGCGGAGCGCGTATCGGCCAACCCGCTCTGGAATTACGTTGCGTCACAGCTGCTTACGAGGGACGTCGGGCGGCCGTTCACGACGTGAACCTGATCGTCCCGGAGCGCGGACACATCGCGATCGTCGGCCCCTCAGGGGCCGGCAAGACGACGGTGTTGTCGCTCATCATGCAGTTCCTCGTGCCCCAGAGCGGCGAACTGTTCTTCAGCGGACAACCGTATTCGACCGTCGGACATGACCACATCCGCAGCCGGCTGGCTTTCGTGGAACAGGAGACACCTGTCCTGCCGGGCACGGTCCGGGAGAACCTGCTCTACCGCGCCGGTTCGGCGACCGATCAGCAATTGCACCGGGTGCTCGATGAAGTCCGCCTGGCAGACGACATCGCCGCGCTCGAACACGGGCTGGACACCGACCTCACATCGTCGGCGATATCGACGGGACAACGCCAGCGCATCGCACTGGCGCGCGCGATCATCAAACCGTCCGAGGTGCTGGTCCTCGACGAGGCGACCGCACACGTCGACGGACTCAGTGAAGCCGCCATCCACGACTGCATTCGGCTGCGAGCCCGGGTTCAGGCTGTCGTCACCGTCGCACACCGCCTGTCGACGGTGGTCGACGCCGACACGATCGTCGTGATGCAGGACGGACGCATCCGGGCGCGGGGCACACACGCTGAACTGCTGGCATCCGACGGGCTCTACCGCAATCTGGTCGCCGCGATGCACATCCCGACCCGGTAA
- a CDS encoding alpha/beta hydrolase, which yields MGEPALAVDHRIVHMLDWQLLSGPLPRLLQIAGIVAATWLLVRMLKGPARPLAKTTACVIYLTVAFAVTVAGDELARNVWKLFPDRIPVSVLLWAGAAVFTLCLAASLAVSAERWAVSAGLVVSTVIVMTACANQVNALFAAYPTPRDALGMARPDDVALPALRTQTLARDMTGPLERSWTPPPSLPTRGKLSSADIPGTVSGFVARRAKIYLPPAYFGDVQPRLPVLVLLTGQPGTPQDWVGAGKLMRIMDDFAGAHRGLAPVVVVPDPTGGPFRDPLCLNSPLGNVDTYLATDVPAWIKTHLSVDLRPSAWAVAGASYGGTCALQLGTNHADVYPSFIDIAGSAEPTLGDRRRTVTEVFRGDETAFRRVNPLDLLNIRRYPDSAAAIVVGDADYDTRGDAARVHEATAAAGMQSHLTELHGAHDWRVFSAGLATELPWLARRVNLISPT from the coding sequence ATGGGCGAACCAGCCCTGGCCGTCGATCATCGAATCGTGCACATGCTGGACTGGCAGTTGTTGTCCGGCCCGCTTCCCCGACTGCTGCAGATCGCGGGAATCGTGGCGGCAACATGGTTGCTGGTCCGGATGCTGAAGGGTCCGGCACGGCCGCTGGCCAAGACAACAGCGTGCGTGATCTACCTGACCGTCGCGTTCGCGGTGACGGTGGCCGGTGATGAGTTGGCCCGCAATGTGTGGAAACTCTTCCCGGACCGGATTCCGGTCTCGGTGTTGCTGTGGGCCGGAGCAGCCGTCTTCACGTTGTGCCTGGCCGCCTCGCTTGCGGTGTCCGCTGAACGCTGGGCCGTCAGTGCGGGTTTGGTGGTGTCAACGGTCATTGTGATGACCGCCTGCGCCAATCAGGTCAACGCTCTGTTCGCCGCCTATCCGACTCCTCGGGACGCGCTGGGAATGGCCCGGCCGGATGACGTGGCCCTGCCTGCGTTGCGGACTCAGACACTGGCACGCGACATGACCGGACCGTTGGAACGATCCTGGACCCCGCCGCCCAGCCTCCCCACGCGGGGAAAGCTGAGCTCTGCAGACATCCCCGGCACGGTGTCGGGCTTCGTCGCACGGCGCGCGAAGATCTACCTGCCTCCGGCGTACTTCGGCGACGTCCAACCCCGCCTTCCAGTACTTGTCCTTCTCACCGGTCAACCGGGGACGCCGCAAGACTGGGTGGGTGCGGGAAAGCTGATGCGCATCATGGACGACTTCGCCGGCGCCCACCGCGGCCTGGCGCCGGTCGTCGTCGTGCCCGACCCGACAGGCGGGCCGTTCCGCGACCCGCTATGCCTGAATTCCCCGCTGGGAAATGTCGACACCTACCTTGCAACGGACGTCCCGGCCTGGATCAAAACCCACCTCAGCGTCGACCTGCGGCCCTCTGCCTGGGCCGTCGCGGGAGCCTCCTACGGCGGGACCTGCGCTCTGCAGCTGGGCACCAACCACGCCGATGTCTACCCCAGCTTCATCGATATCGCTGGATCGGCGGAACCCACGCTCGGCGATCGTCGGCGCACTGTCACCGAAGTCTTCCGTGGCGATGAGACGGCCTTCCGCCGCGTAAATCCGTTGGATCTGCTGAATATTCGTCGCTACCCTGACAGCGCGGCTGCAATTGTGGTCGGCGACGCTGACTATGACACCCGCGGCGATGCAGCTCGGGTCCACGAGGCAACCGCAGCCGCGGGGATGCAGAGCCACCTCACCGAACTCCATGGCGCACATGACTGGCGCGTCTTCTCAGCGGGACTGGCCACCGAACTTCCCTGGCTGGCAAGACGAGTCAACCTCATCAGTCCGACTTGA
- a CDS encoding response regulator transcription factor, with the protein MLKVVIVDDEALIRSGFELILSAIDDIEVAATCDGVQAVRVITDCRPDVVLLDIRMPGKDGLGVLADLAQLASPPAVAMLTTFDTDEYIAKALRLGAAGFLLKDTDPEQLPHLVRSLAAGGLVLSNKVSPKVIAGYLGDRPDDTAVRIIGGLSDREGQVLRLLARGRSNGEIASTLYSSVGTVKDQVSSILSKLGVKSRVEAAIIAQRARLLDDPC; encoded by the coding sequence GTGTTGAAAGTCGTCATCGTCGATGACGAAGCGCTGATCCGATCCGGATTCGAGTTGATTCTGTCCGCCATCGACGACATCGAGGTGGCTGCGACCTGTGACGGCGTGCAGGCGGTGCGGGTCATCACCGATTGCCGGCCCGACGTCGTTCTGCTCGACATCCGGATGCCCGGCAAGGACGGTTTGGGCGTCCTTGCCGACCTTGCGCAGTTGGCGTCGCCCCCGGCAGTGGCGATGTTGACCACCTTCGACACTGACGAGTACATCGCGAAGGCGTTGCGTTTGGGGGCTGCGGGATTTCTTCTGAAGGACACCGACCCCGAGCAGCTGCCGCACCTGGTGCGCAGTCTGGCCGCGGGCGGACTGGTCCTGTCCAACAAGGTCAGCCCCAAGGTGATCGCCGGATATCTGGGTGACCGGCCCGACGACACTGCGGTGCGGATCATCGGCGGATTGTCTGACCGGGAAGGCCAGGTGCTGCGCCTGCTGGCGCGGGGCCGTTCCAACGGGGAAATCGCATCGACCCTGTACTCGAGCGTGGGAACAGTAAAGGACCAGGTCTCCTCGATTTTGTCCAAACTCGGCGTCAAGTCGCGGGTCGAGGCCGCGATCATCGCCCAGCGCGCACGTCTGCTCGACGATCCATGTTGA
- a CDS encoding sensor histidine kinase, with protein MLKSAPSAKTRRVLIEFAVFALSLGDALGSLLPDEPVRHWVLAGIAVTGLLIRRRAPYLALILALPAVATDSAVIAAMIALYTIGERRPARLGIVAACAAFFVCYTALWDQSYSGVDTLLNLVYAIIFSTAPVWLGMLITARSELSDKLAEIERVRRHEEELVVERAVAGERAALAREMHDVVSHQVSLIAVQAGALQVTSHDSAAIDAARTIRMLSVRTLDELREMVRVLRPSGEPGVGLAPQPGIDDIAALVASSRVPTRIDTVDHLGAAPPAPVQRAVYRAVQEGLTNIAKHAPGASATLALRVDPNRVSVSLTNTKPTRAPEQLPSSQHGLLGLQERAELLGGELTAGRCDDGGYRLTMTLPIHT; from the coding sequence ATGTTGAAGTCCGCTCCCAGCGCGAAGACCCGGCGGGTGCTCATTGAGTTCGCGGTGTTCGCGCTGAGCCTCGGAGACGCGTTGGGCTCGCTGCTGCCCGACGAGCCCGTCCGCCACTGGGTGTTGGCCGGGATCGCGGTGACGGGCCTGCTGATCCGCCGCAGGGCGCCGTACCTGGCGCTGATACTCGCGCTGCCAGCGGTGGCGACGGATTCAGCGGTCATCGCCGCGATGATCGCGCTCTACACCATCGGCGAGCGGCGGCCGGCCAGGCTCGGCATCGTCGCAGCCTGCGCGGCGTTCTTCGTCTGCTACACCGCACTGTGGGATCAGTCCTACTCAGGCGTCGACACGTTGCTGAACCTGGTCTACGCCATCATCTTCTCGACGGCGCCGGTGTGGCTGGGCATGCTCATCACCGCGCGCTCCGAACTGTCGGACAAGCTGGCCGAGATCGAGCGGGTCCGGCGGCATGAAGAGGAACTGGTCGTCGAGCGCGCGGTGGCCGGCGAACGGGCGGCGCTTGCCCGCGAGATGCACGATGTGGTGTCCCACCAGGTCAGCCTCATCGCTGTGCAGGCCGGTGCGCTGCAAGTCACCTCGCACGACTCGGCCGCGATCGATGCGGCGCGGACGATCCGGATGCTCAGTGTCCGGACTCTCGATGAGTTGCGGGAGATGGTCCGGGTGCTGCGGCCATCTGGGGAGCCGGGTGTCGGTCTCGCGCCACAACCCGGGATCGACGACATCGCGGCCCTCGTGGCGTCCTCGCGCGTGCCGACCCGCATCGACACCGTCGACCATCTCGGTGCTGCGCCCCCGGCTCCGGTGCAGCGCGCGGTCTATCGCGCAGTCCAGGAGGGCCTGACCAACATCGCCAAACACGCCCCCGGCGCCAGCGCCACTCTCGCACTGCGTGTCGACCCGAACCGGGTGAGTGTGTCGTTGACCAACACCAAACCCACCCGTGCGCCTGAACAACTGCCGAGTTCCCAGCACGGACTGCTCGGCCTGCAGGAACGCGCGGAGCTGCTGGGCGGCGAGCTGACGGCAGGGCGTTGCGACGACGGCGGCTACCGGTTGACGATGACCCTGCCGATTCACACCTAG
- the ppk2 gene encoding polyphosphate kinase 2 codes for MGDVETNGSPPKGKQKKKSVRKISNEAYEAELFRLQTEFVKLQEWVRHTGARIVVIFEGRDAAGKGGTIKRITEYLSPRVARIEALPAPTERERGQWYYQRYIQQLPAKGEIVLFDRSWYNRAGVEKVMGFCTPQEHSLFLRQTPIFEQMLLDDGILLRKYWFSVSDEEQLRRFRSRLNDPVRQWKLSPMDLESIYRWEDYSRAKDQMMVHTDVPNSPWYVVESDIKKHARLNMMAHLLSSIDYHEVDLPKVDLPERPVISGSYYRPARELATYVPDYVSTLVGDQENGS; via the coding sequence ATGGGCGACGTCGAGACGAACGGTTCACCACCGAAGGGCAAACAGAAGAAGAAGTCTGTTCGCAAGATCTCCAACGAGGCCTACGAAGCCGAGTTGTTCAGGCTGCAAACAGAGTTCGTCAAACTTCAGGAGTGGGTGCGCCACACCGGTGCGCGCATCGTGGTGATCTTCGAGGGCCGTGATGCCGCGGGCAAGGGCGGAACGATCAAGCGCATCACCGAGTATCTGAGCCCCCGGGTGGCTCGCATCGAGGCGCTACCCGCGCCGACCGAGCGCGAACGCGGGCAGTGGTACTACCAGCGCTACATCCAGCAGTTGCCTGCCAAGGGCGAGATCGTGCTCTTCGACCGGTCCTGGTACAACCGGGCCGGCGTGGAGAAGGTGATGGGATTCTGCACCCCGCAGGAACATTCGCTGTTCCTGCGGCAGACGCCGATCTTCGAGCAGATGCTCCTCGACGACGGGATCCTCCTGCGCAAGTACTGGTTCTCGGTGTCCGACGAGGAGCAGCTGCGCCGGTTCCGCTCGCGGCTCAATGATCCTGTGCGGCAATGGAAACTGTCACCGATGGACCTGGAGTCGATCTACCGGTGGGAGGACTACTCGCGCGCCAAGGACCAGATGATGGTGCACACCGACGTGCCCAACAGCCCGTGGTACGTCGTGGAATCCGACATCAAAAAGCACGCACGCCTGAACATGATGGCCCACCTGCTGTCGAGCATCGACTATCACGAGGTCGATCTGCCCAAGGTCGACCTGCCGGAGCGCCCGGTGATCAGCGGCAGCTACTACCGCCCCGCACGTGAGTTGGCGACGTATGTGCCCGACTACGTGTCCACCCTCGTCGGCGATCAGGAGAACGGCAGCTAA
- a CDS encoding DUF6912 family protein has product MRVYIPATLAMLQRLVVDSSMQPLSGTAFAVTHTLRESYAEGDDEELAEVALGEAALASLRLLASESDSGPGLPLRRAVLVADVPDAAVTSRPDLDDAVVRLDGRVGLDQVVAAYVDNAAAESAVEAAIAVIDDADLGDEDAELTVGDAQDHDLAWYASQELPFLLELL; this is encoded by the coding sequence GTGCGGGTGTATATCCCGGCCACGTTGGCCATGCTCCAACGGTTGGTCGTCGACAGTTCCATGCAGCCGCTGTCCGGTACGGCGTTCGCGGTGACCCACACCCTGCGTGAGTCCTATGCCGAGGGTGATGACGAAGAACTCGCCGAGGTCGCCCTAGGTGAAGCGGCGCTGGCCTCGCTGCGGCTGCTGGCCTCCGAGTCTGATTCGGGCCCGGGTCTGCCACTGCGCCGCGCGGTACTGGTGGCCGACGTCCCCGACGCCGCGGTGACGTCCCGCCCCGACCTCGACGATGCCGTGGTGCGCCTCGACGGGCGGGTCGGGCTCGACCAGGTGGTGGCCGCCTACGTCGACAATGCCGCGGCCGAATCCGCTGTCGAAGCCGCGATCGCCGTCATCGACGACGCGGATCTGGGCGACGAGGACGCCGAGTTGACGGTCGGCGATGCCCAAGACCATGACCTGGCCTGGTATGCCAGTCAAGAGCTGCCGTTCCTGCTCGAACTGCTGTGA
- a CDS encoding ferredoxin reductase: MGKSDVKSSAHVVDTERPVVAGAGKRPLIDAARALVGRITTPLLPDDYLQLANPLWSARELRGRVVEVRRETEDSATLVIKPGWGFTFDYEPGQYVGIGLLVDGRWRWRSYSLTSSPVTSGSSRTIAITVKAMPEGFLSTHLVGGVQPGTIVRLAAPQGNFVMPDPAPASVLFLTGGSGVTPVMSMLRTLARRDQIGDVVHIHSAPTQSDVMFAAELEQLARDHAGYRLTVRTTRTEGRLDLQRVGELVPDWRERQTWACGPEGMLDDAHSLWRAAGIADRLHLERFAASRAPGHGQGGTVTFGRSGKTLTVDAATSLMEAGEQAGVRMPFGCRMGICQSCVVSLVDGHVRDLRTGAEHEPGTRIQTCVSSPSGDCVLDV, translated from the coding sequence ATGGGCAAAAGCGATGTCAAGAGCAGTGCACATGTGGTCGACACGGAGCGGCCGGTGGTCGCGGGCGCCGGAAAGCGGCCGCTGATCGATGCGGCGCGCGCACTGGTCGGCCGGATCACCACGCCCCTGCTTCCCGACGACTATCTACAGCTGGCCAACCCGCTGTGGTCGGCGCGGGAGCTGCGGGGCCGGGTGGTCGAGGTCCGCCGGGAGACCGAGGACTCCGCGACGCTGGTGATCAAGCCGGGCTGGGGGTTCACCTTCGACTACGAGCCGGGCCAGTACGTCGGGATCGGCCTGCTGGTCGACGGCCGCTGGCGGTGGCGGTCCTACTCGCTGACGTCGAGCCCGGTGACATCCGGCTCGAGCCGGACGATCGCGATCACGGTCAAGGCGATGCCCGAGGGCTTTCTGTCCACCCACCTTGTCGGTGGTGTGCAGCCGGGCACCATCGTGCGGCTGGCCGCACCCCAGGGCAACTTCGTCATGCCCGATCCCGCACCGGCGTCGGTGCTCTTCCTGACCGGCGGCTCCGGGGTTACCCCGGTGATGTCGATGCTGCGCACCCTGGCCCGCCGTGACCAGATTGGGGACGTCGTCCACATTCATTCGGCCCCAACGCAATCCGACGTCATGTTCGCTGCCGAACTCGAACAGCTCGCACGCGACCACGCGGGCTACCGGCTGACGGTGCGCACCACCCGCACCGAGGGACGGCTGGATCTCCAGCGAGTGGGCGAACTGGTGCCGGACTGGCGTGAGCGCCAGACCTGGGCCTGTGGGCCCGAGGGCATGCTCGACGATGCCCACTCACTGTGGCGGGCGGCCGGCATCGCCGATCGTCTGCATCTGGAGCGCTTCGCGGCCTCCCGCGCACCCGGTCACGGTCAGGGCGGCACGGTCACCTTCGGGCGTAGTGGCAAGACGCTGACGGTGGATGCGGCGACCTCGCTGATGGAGGCGGGGGAGCAGGCCGGTGTCCGGATGCCGTTCGGCTGCCGGATGGGCATCTGCCAGTCGTGTGTGGTGAGCCTGGTCGACGGACATGTCCGTGACCTGCGTACCGGCGCCGAGCACGAGCCCGGCACCCGAATTCAGACGTGCGTTTCGTCGCCGTCCGGTGACTGTGTACTCGATGTATGA